The DNA region GTAGGATTAGCTCTAGGAGGGGGAGATCTTGTTTCGGAGTTAGGGGTAGCTAAGAATGCTAATCTTATAGCCTTAGATGTCCCCTTTAACGATATAAGAGTGTCAAAGTAATAAGTTATTTAGAGAAGAAGTGAGAAAGGTTAAATCATTGGGCTTTGATGGTAAGCTTTGTATACATCCTAGACAGGTAGGTGTTGTACAGGAGGTTTTCAAAACATCAGAAAAAAAAGAGTCAGCTATTGATTTTGGTAGTTCAGATTTCGAACTCTAGAGATTTTGTCGATTTTACTTAATTTTAGCTAATATTCTATGATAATTTTTAAAACGAGTTGGATCTATATTGCCTTGATTTAGTTGTCTAACTATTTCACACCCTTTTGGACTTTCTTCATGAGAACAGTTTCTAAATTGGCACATGCCTTTATATTTTTTGAAATCTAAAAAGCCATCAAAGAGTTCTTCTCTAGATATATGCCATAATCCAAACTCTCTGATCCCTGGAGAATCAATAATATTAGTATTATCTTTAATATCGTATAAAGTAGAACAAGTAGTTGTATGACGGC from Francisella halioticida includes:
- a CDS encoding aldolase/citrate lyase family protein, whose protein sequence is MKTRHLYYIESTESFRNIHQIADSSNNLVGLALGGGDLVSELGVAKNANLIALDVPFNDIRVSK